From Eptesicus fuscus isolate TK198812 chromosome 22, DD_ASM_mEF_20220401, whole genome shotgun sequence, a single genomic window includes:
- the CRCT1 gene encoding cysteine-rich C-terminal protein 1, translated as MSSQQSAASAKGFSKGSSQGPAPCPAPVPSRASSSCCGSGCCGSGSGCCGSGSGCCGDSGCCGDSGCCGSGSTGCCCFPLRRRRQRRSGCGCCGGGSQRSQCSGSTQSPGCCGGC; from the coding sequence ATGTCCTCCCAGCAGAGCGCGGCTTCCGCCAAAGGCTTCTCCAAAGGGTCTTCCCAGGGCCCCGCCCCGTGCCCCGCCCCGGTGCCCTCCCGggcctcttcctcctgctgcGGCTCCGGATGCTGCGGTTCAGGCTCCGGATGCTGCGGCTCCGGCTCCGGTTGCTGCGGGGACTCGGGCTGCTGCGGGGACTCGGGCTGCTGCGGCTCGGGCTCCACCGGCTGCTGCTGCTTTCCCTTGAGGCGCCGGCGGCAGCGCAGGAGCGGGTGCGGGTGCTGCGGGGGCGGCAGCCAGAGGTCTCAGTGCTCCGGCAGCACCCAGAGCCCCGGCTGCTGCGGCGGCTGCTGA